In the Uranotaenia lowii strain MFRU-FL chromosome 1, ASM2978415v1, whole genome shotgun sequence genome, GTTTCTCGGTGacgcgatgaaattccaaagtttttccagaTGTTCCCGGTTTTCCTGGTTTACTAGCAACCCTGAGAAGAGAGGAATGTTAATCTCAATTTCAAGAATGAGCGCGGTGTTGGTGCCCTTGAAATTGACATACATAACTCACTTCTAACTAAATAACTATTTCGCAGATACTCGTATCATCTGACggtcttcaaaaaaaatgtgttaaattacGTCTAGATAAAGGAAACCAAACTTATAAAGCAATCGGttcgtttgaagaaaaaatagagCAAAAAAGTGGATTTTGCAACTTCGCTAGAACAAATGgtgtcaaatttttatacaaacttGAACTTCTGGCAGGCAACGGAACGTTTAAGCTCCCAAGAAGGGTTGAATATCGGAACATACCCCTGATCTTGGATCACACTAATtacatttaacgaatttttcgGCTTGATGATGAAAGgcaataacttaaaatttcttaaaaaacaataACTTTATTAATCGGTAACTTAAATCTACGAGTTGTTCTGTCAGCTTTTGTCGGAAATTTTCCCGGCCACTGTTGCATCGGTCCCTGGGGTGGCCAGCTGTGCCTTGGGCTGTGCTTTGCCCCCCAGATCGAATGATCCCATCCGCTTGCCACCGAACAGTGACCGGGAGCTGAGCCACCGCACCGCCGGGTGCAACATTTTGGTATTGCACGGATCCGCATTGGTCCAGGTGGCCAAACTAAAAACTAAACCTACGGCTACTGTCAATATGGTGCCGAATACTCCGTAGTACATGTAGGAGATGGAGTACATCTGATATAGGAACGAATCTTCTTGCGAGGCTGATAGATTTGTACTTAGTTGTAGGGCGGCTGACGTTGTCGTGTTGGCGATAAAGGAAAGATCCGCAGGACAGCCTTGGACGGAAGTCGACAAGAGTTCACCGCCCGTTGTGACGTACATCcaggcttcattttgctcatcttgcCCAAAAGGAGACGGTGAACTTTTTCGCTCCTAATATTTGTGAGGAGATTTTAAATGAGCATTTCATCATCTGCTGCTGAGAGAGCCAAGAGAAATTTTTTCTCTAACgaatgatcactcttctactgTCAGAGCACTGTTGGTTTGTGACTCTGAAAATACCTCATCAGCGCTACGTGTGATCAGTGAAATGAATTGCTCAGTGAAGGCAAGGGCATAGTTTTACTATTCTCATCGCTCCTTAgagaaaaagaaatgcaaatcGCATATGAAATTTGATCGTTTCACCAAATCACGTGGACAGCTTTAATGTGGGATTGAACCGTCCTCTTTCTATATGAAACTATGGAACATTGGCCCCAGCAAGTGCTGAAATAAACCACAATCGAAGCGTCTCTGTTCGGTCGTTGATTTCTCAGCCAGTAACTGAGAAGCTGATGAACATTTCTCCCTTCGAGAATGAAATTGGGTGACTGCGTTTTTGAAATGCTCTGCAACAAAACGTGGACTGCTTGATCAGTTTCAATGTGAGAAAGCATGTTTCTCTTAGGCGTTTAACAAGCAGatgagaaaaagtgagcaaaaatcaagagaatcgaagAAGCCTGCGTACATCATTCGTCCAATCACGATCCACAGGGTTAATATGTGGGACACAGCCATGCCCAAAGCGGCCCCCTTCCAGTTGGCAAACGGAACAAACATTGCCAGTATGAAGACTCCGAGAAGGGGACCCGAGGTTGCCGATATTACTAACACCGAGGATTCGATAACTCCGGAAAATAATCCTACCAGGAATGCCATTCCCATTATGAGGACGGCGTAGAAAGATCCAACCACTTTTATCACCGTAAGCTGGAAACTGTCGGATGTTTTCCAACCGGGAATCAACGATAGGAAATCTTCCCAGGTCACCGTTGCCAGTGAGTTTATATTCGAGATATTCAGTGTCAGGGCACCGTTGAACAGTGTGCCCACAAACAAGCCCCAGGCTCCGGGTGCACTGGAGAAATAGTCTACAACAAAAAATGGCAggatttgatcaattttggagATCAGCCCCACCTTCAGAGGATCACAATTGTAATACACGGCATAGATTCCCATGCCCACCAGCCAAGGAAGGGAAAAGAGGACTGCCACCAGTGGAATGTTTATCAACATTGTTTTCCGAATTTTGGCCAACGATGGCATGCTTAAGTAACGCTGCACAAAGTTCTGCTGACACCCGAGAAGGCTGAGAGACATAAACAATTCTCCCAACCAAGCCGATGTGGTCGTCACACGGATATGAAGATCTGCCGCAAAGTTGAAGAAATTCATGCGACCTGTGGATAAGCgaatgaaaattgtttgaaattattACAAGGAACCAATCTGACCACCAACTCACCATTTTCAACTCCTATTTCGATGACCCGCTTGAAACCACCGTCGGTGATCACGGTACAGTAGATCACGATGCCCACCAACATCCCGGTCATGCTGAGGCTCTGGATGACATCCGCCGCAACGGCCGCCTTCATACCGCCTAGCGCATTGAAGAAAATGCTGATCAATGTGATGCAGAGCAGCGACGCCCAGTACGGAACCCCGATAATGGAGTTCAACGCCACCGTCGGGGTGTAAATGGTGACACCCAAGCTGAGTAGCGTGCGCATAATGTAGGTCCCGGACGCGAGACACCGTACCAGACGGCTATCGaacctgaaaataaaattaattaaaaagtgCTTGATGATCGaattaaaagtaaaacaaactCACCTCAGCTCCAGGTACTGATAGACGGAAGTGATGCCCAGATCGAAGTACACCGGAATAAAGACGAAGCACACGATCGGGTAGGCCGTCATCATGCCGTACAGCGTTTCCCACATCCCGGTGCCCCGGTAGAAGAACTCGCTCGGGTATCCCAGCACCGAAATGACGCCCAGCGTCCCTCGGGTGATCGACAACATCATGGCCAGCGTCGAAATGTGACCGGCCCCGAAGACGTAGTCCTGCTTGGTTTTGACCTTCCGGCTGCATAGTCGCTTTCGAATCGGTATCAGGGCCGAGATCACCACGAACCCTACGAAGGTCAAATAGTTCCACAAATTGTCGACGGTCGTTTCCTGTTCCAGCTGCCTTTGCTATTATTGTAGTGTAAATGTAGAAAAACGACAGAAAGGAAGAGAAAGCTGAGTCTTAATGAGTATGCTAGAGCAACGTTTAAATTGAAAGATAATTGTCTTAATATAGTGCGCGACTGCCATAATTCCAGAAGCATGATTTTAATTAATACCGTAGGAATTGTGACTGAAACAAAGTCACTATTTCATTATGTTTGCAAGTTTCGTAAGCgagaatgaatttttaaatcttaaaatgtgatcaattaaaatttataaacatgtATACATCCAAATATGAAGCGATTTTGGATTTCATATCTCACTAAACCTTTTCtgtgatttaaaaattataacttctGTACACTCATACCTCGATAGACGACCTGCATACGTTCCAGAAAACTTGGACGTATAACAAAATACCGTATGACCCAttccattagactgagtcgatttggggtcacttTTTAATTTCTCTAACCCTGGGGTccaggtttgtatgggaaaatttaatattttgtactgaaaaatcaactccattttttttcctactgtGGACCAGAACCTGCTTATAGTTTTTGTgcgaatttataaattctctaaagaaaatccgctgaacaactttgtcgaagatcatAACTTTgcatcttattaggcaaaaagttattagctgtttaacagggggttgccctttggcattgaaaaataataaattcaattgacatcactgctgagtgCTGGGTGCCTAGTGAGGGATTGCATGAATACTAACGGATCTATTTTGAACCACTTTGGGAAGTGgctttttcggaaattttctgaaataaaaaaagttaatgttacattttttactgctttatccgttcattacgaagatcaaggctttttttatcgaaacatatccaCGGTGTATTTATAGaagatgtttaaagaaaaaaacagtaactctatttttttcagaaatgaaaaatttagcttttcctgaatcattttcaggcaaaatgaaaatatttggtcggtgagctCCCATACGATTTGTTTTTATAAAGATTTGTGGTCCATATTTGCaatggaataatatttttttttttaaaaaagagtttttttttcattcaagtttttgtcattctgaaccaataaaaaatgtcaatgtCTGGAAAGAAAAGTGATAtggattttctgaaaaacttatttttatttgaaaattttatttgaaatttattaatttgaatatccttgttataatcggtgttttaaaaatgtaacatgaatttatattcTTATGTGTACATCTTGGAAAAAATcggtttaaatgaaattttaagatacATTTATAAAATAAGTCCAACAGCCTTTGAttggttttcaatgaaatattaaaaatcttttttaaacttgttctttgaaataattctaCAATATTTGTATGCTAGGATGCATATGGATACGCACTTTAGAAAAAAACCCAATTTTATTGATACCAGtcatttatggcattttttatatttgtttacctcagataaattttttacatatttaagCAAACCTGTTTTtaatagaattgaaaatataaattttttttaaagataaagtACCTGCACTGAAATACGTTCATCTTCTGATAcatgaaaacaatttcaattttttttttttttgcataatgaaGATGAATACGTTTTCTAtcaatcatttgaacttcatttttgcttaAGAATTGTAGTACTGttggtatttttgaatttataatcaacaaaacgatttttttcaggAGATATATCAATATCATCGACGATTTCGACCatatttatgcattttaaagtttttagtttttatggatTTCTATTTAAACCAATGATTTCTTGAGGTTTTACCATGATTGgtaaaaaattgtagaagttatgattgttttactgttACATTTATCCTTCATTAATGttctaatctatatatataaaacagggagagagacagaccatacagaaatgtgcgaacacg is a window encoding:
- the LOC129742324 gene encoding uncharacterized protein LOC129742324 — its product is MYVTTGGELLSTSVQGCPADLSFIANTTTSAALQLSTNLSASQEDSFLYQMYSISYMYYGVFGTILTVAVGLVFSLATWTNADPCNTKMLHPAVRWLSSRSLFGGKRMGSFDLGGKAQPKAQLATPGTDATVAGKISDKS
- the LOC129742282 gene encoding sodium-coupled monocarboxylate transporter 1-like is translated as MLQRQLEQETTVDNLWNYLTFVGFVVISALIPIRKRLCSRKVKTKQDYVFGAGHISTLAMMLSITRGTLGVISVLGYPSEFFYRGTGMWETLYGMMTAYPIVCFVFIPVYFDLGITSVYQYLELRFDSRLVRCLASGTYIMRTLLSLGVTIYTPTVALNSIIGVPYWASLLCITLISIFFNALGGMKAAVAADVIQSLSMTGMLVGIVIYCTVITDGGFKRVIEIGVENGRMNFFNFAADLHIRVTTTSAWLGELFMSLSLLGCQQNFVQRYLSMPSLAKIRKTMLINIPLVAVLFSLPWLVGMGIYAVYYNCDPLKVGLISKIDQILPFFVVDYFSSAPGAWGLFVGTLFNGALTLNISNINSLATVTWEDFLSLIPGWKTSDSFQLTVIKVVGSFYAVLIMGMAFLVGLFSGVIESSVLVISATSGPLLGVFILAMFVPFANWKGAALGMAVSHILTLWIVIGRMMYAGFFDSLDFCSLFLICLLNA